The window AAAAAAATGTTGTGACCCAAACCATAAAATCACTAAACATTCCTTTCCTGGAGGAGTGGCTACTTCTTTAcaattatagttttagctcttccttccttcctcctgccttaGATATAAAAGTTATTAAACTGTCAAATCACACATTACTCTCACTTCCAGATAGTCCTGCTTCCTAGAACTCTCCCCCAAATCATTAACACAAGCCAAAATCCAACGATAAGTTCCTTTTAACACCTGTTTACTGAGTTGAAACACAGTTTTCCATGTTCCCCAACCTTTTACTGAGATGAAACACACTTCTCTCCCTCCTTGCCATGAGTCAACACAATCCACCTTTGTTCTATAGATGTGTTCCTGGTGGTCTTTGGTCAGAGGGCAGTGATTAAGTAATAGTAAGATGACTGCTGTATGCcgggaaggaggaaatgaggaaaagaacGGCAGAAATTGAGGAAGAGAGAGCCTGGTAAGTATGGTAAAGgctttggattttatttgaaGTATGATGGGAGGCCATTAGAGGGGTCAGAGCAGGGAAATGACATGATGTAATCACTGTTAAAAGGGTCACACTGGCAATTTGTTTCAAACTGATTTCTGTCTTCCTATATTCCCAAAGTTAAACTGACTACTTTCATTGTTTCTGGGATCACTGTGGATCTCACCACTTGAAAACACTGACTCAGAGtcagcatttattaagtgcttacatCCCACAGTCTGCACATGTATATGCAGGAGCTTTTCACATGTAAGAGAATCTAAGCACTTCATCgtttcttggccttttggctgaGATCAAGTGTAGAGAATCTAACCATTTAAATACTAGAACCATTCAAACAACAGAACTgctttaaaagaatgttttttcaTGATCATCCATTTTTACAACACATTATTATAATGTTATTATTGTACAGTATGATATGGTATGacaatatttgaaagaaaacaatgaagacaTTAGAGGCATTTAAGAACCTCTGGTTACTGAGAAgtcagaacagagaaaaaaaaagaacctctggAACCAGGTTGATTAGGTGTGAATCCTGGctcctgtgtgactttgggtaaagTACTTAATTCCTCAGTTCttcggtttcctcacctgtaataAGGTGTTATTACAAAGAATAAATGAGTTAGCACATAGAAGGTGCCTAGAATGGTATTGGATTATGTGGCATACTCtatgtatgattttttaaattcatgtaaGTCTTATATTTGCCAACTAAACTTTAGCTTCTTAAGAAAAGGGAGTCTAATACTGGATATTTACCCACTCCCATCCCCAACCTAACAGTGTTTGAAATACTAATTTGAAATCCaaaccttaatttaaaaacacattactttttttttttttgagacacagtttcactcttgttgcccaggccggagtgcaatggcacgatcttggctcactgcaacctccgcctcctgggttcaagcaattctcctgcctcagcctcccacgtagatggaattacaggcacacgccaccacacccagctaatttttgtatttttagtagagacggggtttcaccatgttggctaggctggtctcaaactcctgacctcaggtgatccacccacctcggcctcccaaagtgctgggattataggcgtgagccaccgcgcccagccttacattttttattactttagcACAGCTGTAAAAATGTGCAGACTAATTTGTTTCTCCATGGAGTTtcacaaaaaacacaaactgtTACTTGTAAAAAATACTCACTTTGTCAAATGAGCCTCCTTCACAGTTTTCTGCCAGATCTGTATCTTCTGTTCTCTTTGACCCAGTGCTTTCTGATATACAGATGGAAGACCCCCGGGTATCTCTGTTGTGTCCCCTTCCATTTCAAAGggaataataaatacatagaattCACAAGGTGGTAAAAGCTGGAAGACTCTTGTGTCGCTGTTCTCTCTGCACACAACCATTGGATTATCCCAATAGTTAGGCACTGTAGCAAGGCCAGTCCTGGCCATATGGTCCTCTAGCATTGGGTAATGTGTATGAAAAGGGGCAAAAGTTACTGTCTGGTTCCCAGAGAGAATAAGTGGGCGTGTAGGCGTAAGAACGTGAAAGATGCAACCTGTTGTAGAAGAGATGGACAAACGATGGCAAACAGCAATGACTTTAACATTGTCACAACTGTGGAGGTGAAGTGTAGTCCCTACAGGGCCCAAGACAAAGATGCTATTCCTGCACTTCTCAATTGTCACAgatctgaaaaaaggaaaaaatgaggtaAAGTCCTctgaataagattttaaaaatttgactaaAATATTATTATCTGATGGCAAAAAAAGAATCAGTCACAGTCCAAAGAAAATGTCAGAACATCAGAACACCATGAAAACTGTGCTTACCGTAAGGGAGAGAGCAGATATATAAAAGATTCGTTGCAACGATGAATCTTTACATGTGCCCCCGCCAGAGTGTCTGAGCTCTTAGCCAGTGTCTGCTTGTAAACCTGGCTCATCACTACCAGTCGGTGCATCCTAGGGGCCACATGAGTATTACAAGCAATCTTAGCTCTTTTGGTGGTCCCTTCAActatttaagaaaacatataaatagaTGAGGCAGTAtcaaatcaaagaaaaacaaacaaacatatgagGTTACACGTCTACATGTATATATGTCTCAAATTAGATACCACATGTAGGGACAAAAACGTTAGATCTGGGCTTTGGATAGAGGTATTTGCTATACTATTCTCTATTCCTTTCTGTATGTttggaattttcatttttgttataaaaaaaattttaaaacctataatGAATTTAAGATTGCCTATAAGTCTAAGATACTTTTTCGTGTCTACGCTTCAAGTTAAGGTCTATGCCTAAGGTCATatggctagtaagtggcaaagctgtCCTAACTCAAATATCTTCTCCTCCAAGATGCTTTACTTTATCATCCCAAACGTAATTCACCTCTCTAAATTACCATAATATTAATTCTGTACCCTTCCTAACTTACCACATTATCCCATTAATCCTATTTGAGttcatgcctttttttcttcttttttgtgagacggagtctcactctgtcactcaggctggagtgcagtggtgcaatctcagttcactgtaacctccacctcccaggttcaagagattctcctgcctcagcgtcctgaggagctgagattaccagtgcatgccaccacgcctggctaatttttgtatttttagtagagctgaggtttctccatgttggccaggctggtctcgaactcctcaccttccgccaacctcagcctcccaaattgctgggattacaggtgtgagccaccgcacccagcctgagttCATGTCTTTACTCCTAAGATCATTACTACCTGAGAGCACATCTTCCTATCCCACACAGTGTGTTGCACAAACTGACACTCAAAAAATACGCGCAGGTTCTCCTAACACAGTCACACCGTTACGTGACTGCCTTCTCAGACTGTACCTCCCTGCAAGCCACCGGGACACCCTTGTAAACAACACCGCTGAAATACTGGGAGGTCACATGAGTATGctattattcttcttcttttaaaacatttcttgtttatttttattacatacgTTTACTTTTATTACACATGTACCAGGTACATAATATAtggttatttagaaaaataacagtaaaagaagataaaaataatttgtaatcctactatcatttttaatattttagtataatcCTTGAGAGAAAAAGTCATGCACAAAAGACagatgttcctttttctcttttataggaGCAGTATTTTTTAGGTCTTCTAGAGAAGACACGAGATCACTAATATATTAGAAAACACTAGGTTCCTTAAGTTGTCATTCAATTTAATgtagattaaaatattaaaaaataccttGATGAGCCCAAGCCAATTTCTTTCCAGACTTGAGGCAAGCTGATGTACCAAATGGATTCCCAGTCAAACAGGACCTCAACCAGGTTTCCAGTTTGTAGAAAGAGAAAGTCTTAGAGATCTTTGAGAAGCCACTATCTGCATGCAGTGGTTGCCACAGTGCAAGTTCATGAAGTGGATAGATCTTCCTGGCTCTACTTATTGTACCTTCAATAAGGAAGCTGAGCGCCACAACAGCTTCTCGAGACACTAGACTACTATGGGTTGAATGAAATGATGCAGTGAGTTGTTTTGGATCTAAAAGCAGCTCGAGGAGATCAGACAGATGATCATAGACAAAAGCTTGGTGACTGTAATCATTCCAgttctaaaaaaaagttaaaagaaagcaCTCTTAATAAAGAGATTCCACAAGAtctaaaatttctatattttaattattttgtatttatactcTGCCTCATCCCCCAAAAGGAATTAGGTAGTTATATAAACCTTATAAAGGTGATCCGCCCGGCTTGGCCTCAGAATTTCTAATCCCTTAGAATTCCAGTTCATTAACAAGCATGATGGCTATTCCAGTCCCAATGTCAAATGCGTTTTTAGTTCAAACACCTATCACCAATGCATAATTTCTTCCTGGGGGAACTGACTGGCCCAGGTCGTCACTTTAAATCTGGCCAATTTCAAATGTATAGCAATAAATGGGCTACTCAAGTGTCCACCCCGGTCCAATCAGTTACTCAGAGAGGTCGTGCTGTAGTATAAACCAAAGTCACCATTTATTGGTGCTTACTATGCAATAAGTCCCATGCTAATATATTACTGAAGTCTCATAGTCATTCAGAAACATGCATTATTATCCTCACTTACAGAAGGGAAGCCAAGGCCTAGAGAAGTTAACTGACTTGCCTAAAATCGTATGActaaatgataataaatgatagAGGCAGAAATGAATGGAGGCTACCTTGGCTCAAAACACCATCTCCTAACAGTGCCCATTCTGCAGGAACTACATGTGGAGAGAGAGGTAGTGACTGGTATCTCTCATACATCTGGGCTTGAACATTCTGAATTTAAGCTATAGCTAGGGCATCTATATAAAGCGGTAACTATAAAGCAAGAGCTCTGGGAAGGACACAAAGTTGGGAGTCACTGAGATATATGAAGTCGTAGGAATATAAAGAATTACATTGAATGAATAAGttaagagagaagggaaaattgACCCAGACAGAATAGCTGCTTGTAAGGGCCAGGGGAGagaaatttatgaaagaaagtGAGAAGAGAGAGTTAGAAGCAAAACCAAGAGTAATAGCATCATGGAATATAAAGGAGGAGAGACTTATTAAAAAGGAGATTAGAAAAGTTCCAAATAGCAAAGAGAtattttttcttagctttagaacatttttaaagagcttGTACATGGCATTAATACTGAGGCCTACATTTTACTTAAAGTTTTTCAATATACTTACACAAGaacaagtaaaaatattttggttttctttacaaaaacagaaagaaaaaagcaataagaCATCctctaaaattcacaatgtgagGCAGTTAAATTTAGCTTCTGGGTTGTCACGTATGTAATTACTTAAACAACAtgagaagatatttttataatttttttcagtagatTTCAAAAGATTTTGCAAGCACTCCATCTTCTTGATGCTCCTTAGTCACATAAGTTGATTCGCATTGATTGACATGTTGAAAACGGCAGTGCTAATTGAACATAGTGATGATCTGCCCACAAATCAGCAAGTGGTTTTCCTACCAGTGAAGGCACTGCAACCAGTTCTCTATTGTGATTAAGACTGTACACactgattttgttttataatttaaaaaaaaagtgaaaaacaaaacaagccatcAAATCACTGGCTTATGTAAGAAATCTCATCATAATTTTTAATGCAAGTGAACCATCTCCCACACAAATTGTCCCTTTTAGAGAATGAGATCAAGATATAAGGAGTACCTTATTATGACAATTAGATTTTTCAGtcaggtcaggagactgagatttGTTTCTGGGACTGGGCCACTCTTCGCCAATCAAAGATGTCCTTAGGGAGACCTTGTTCAACTGTTGAATGTATAAGAAGAGCAGAAACTGTAGCGTGTCCACTGAAAGCTgtccaagaagaaaataaaagatgaatagaCGTTTTAAAACATCAACCACTAGTCTAACAACTAAGTAGACATAGTAAATTCACAAGTTGGCTGATCCTAAAAAAACCAACTTAGAAACATTGCCAGTTTTGATATGTATGTCTCTGGTACCCAGATgtaagagtttctttttcttttttttttgagacagagtttcactcttgtcgcccaggctggagtgcaatgatgcgatctcagctcactgcaacctccgccttcctggttcaagcgagattctcctgcctctgcctcctgagtagctgggattacaagcatgtgccaccacgcccaactaatttttttgtatttttagtagagatagggtttcaccatgttggccaggctggtcttgaactcctgacctcaggtgatctgcccgccttggcttcccaaagtgctgggattacaggcgtgaacccctgtgcctggccaagagttcCTAAAACTAATTAAAGTGGAATAATTTACCTTCACAGAAAGCTGTATAACATCTATGGCTATAGAAATTATCTCTCAAAACTGATGAAAGGATGTAGTACATACTTTAAGTACATTATTTCAGAAGTTTAaacttacaatttaaaaaaaaccaaccttagtaatttgaataaataagtagatggaagtaagaaagaagaaaattcagtTAAGACAGAGGTCTAACTTAAGACTCACAAACCTGTCAAGAAAGTTTAGGATACCAGTGCAATACCTGAAATTGTATGTAATTTTTTGGTATATGTGCATTTTTCAAGGGAGTAGGCCTCAGGTTTTCAGCAAATTCTTAAAGGGGTGTTTCACTTAAAGACAAAAACACTGTTGGTCTGATAGATGTATAGTCATTTCTTATTCAAGGAAGGGTGTGGTTGAAGCTCACGACTTGAAGCCCCTGATTACCCTCATCTACCCACCCCCATACAGGAGAGGCAAAAAAGTAAAGTAATACATCTGGGTCTACAGCTATATTCACCCTGATTCCCAACCTGGCTAAAAACACTATCATCTGAGAAACTTAAAAGTACAGATTCTCAGGATCACCCAGACCTATTTAATCAACTAACAATGTGAAGCCCCatgaatttgtatattttataaatttttactttcttaattgaACTTCTGAGATAACTGTAGATTGAGATATAGTTGTGAGAATTCACACAGAAAGATCCCATGTACCCTTTACCCGCCTTGCCAAACTATAGGACAATATCACAATCAGGATATTGACACCGATACAGTCAAGATACgagaacatttccatcaacagaaCAATCTCTCATGTTGCCCTTCTACAGCCATATGCACTTCTCTGTCCCACTCACCCCTTCTTAGGCCCTTAGCAACCACTTActtgttctccatctctataattttattatttcaagaaCATTaggtaaatagaatcatatagtatgtaacctcttgggattggcttttttcactaaGTGTAATTCcctgattttatatatacttccattttaaacaattatttgttaCATTATCATTATTTCTTCATGGAGACTATAGGAtccttgccttttccatttttatactCCTAGTAACTAGCAAAGCATCTGGTACATAAAAAGCACTCAAAAAATCTGGAACTTCCTGAAGGTTTTATTCATCTCTATATGCCCAGCATCCACTACTATACCGAGTACAtagtagataataaatatttgattaatgaataaatgtacTGCCCTTTCCCTCTTCATTGCTTGATAAACTTTTCAATTTCCAAAACGTTGTTTAGATATGACCCTATAAGGCAGAGACTGCTAGATGCttactactttttttcttcttcctgggtATGTAATTAGATGGCATTTCCCATCTTCCTTTGGAGTTAGATATGGCATAAATGAATTACAGCAACTGAATGTGAATGAATTTATCTTTATCACTTTCAAGCCTAATAATAAAactctcaaaagaaatgaaagcaaaaggACTCTGAGGCCCCAGTGGGCATGGCTGTGgcaaattgtattattatttactattgcTCACTTTCAAATTCTCTAAGAGGCTTATACAGCCCTACCCATGGCCATGGGATTTTCCTTATCTCCTGAAAGGTGGTTTACCTTCCCATCTTCATGGGAATAATGCCTTAGCCAATGGAATAAAAGTAGTCTTAGTTTATGTCAAATCTGAGCAAAAGTTTTAAGAGGCATCATGAGTCCAGAAACAAActcacacatatatggtcaactaattttcCACAAGGGTGTCAAGAATACAAAACgcagaatagtctcttcaataaatgatgctgagaaaactggatctacaaatgcaaaagaatgaaattgggaCCATAGCTTATACCATACacaatcaactcaaaatggaggaaagacttaaatgtaaggggTGAAATGGTAAAACTCctagagaaaaataaggaaaaagctccttgacattggtcttggtaATGATtgtttggatatgacaccaaaagcacaggcaaccaatgCAAAAATAAGTtgaattatatcaaactaaaaagcttctgcacaactaaggaaacaatcaacagaagaAAAGGTAAACCATGTATCTGGTAAGGGGTTAATATcgaaaatatataatgaactccTGCagctcaatagcaagaaaaaccaaataacctaattaaaaaatggactatggacctgaatagacatttctccaatgaagacatacaaatggccaacaggtatacgaaaaggtgctcaacatcactactcattagagaaatataaagcaaaaccacaatgagatatcacctcacacttgttaACAAAAGATTAACAAGTATTagtaaggatgtgaagaaaagggaaccctggtaCACTGTCAgtgagaatgtaaactggtacagccattataaaaaatagggccgggcgcggtggctcacgcctgtaatcccagcactttgggaggccgaggcaggcggatcatgaggtcaggagattgagaccatcctggctaacatggtgaaccccatctctattaaaaaatacacaaaactagccgggcatggtggtgggtgcctgtagtcccagctactcaggaggctgaggcaggagaatggtgtgaacctgggaggtggagcttgcaatgagctgagatcgcgccaccgcgctccagcctgggcgacagagcgagactccgtctcaaaaaaaaaataaataaatagtatagtggtttctcaaaaaataaaaaagagaactaccatacgatctagcaatcccacttctgggtatttatccaaaggaattgaaatcaggatcctgcaaatacctgcactcccatgttcattgcagcattattgataatggccaagatatggaagcagcCTAAATGTCCACAGATGgatgactagataaagaaaacttGGCATGCATATATAATGGAGTACCATttggccttaaaaaagaaagaaatcatgttgggtacagtggcttatgcctgtaatcccaacactttgggaggctgaggtgggaggatcacttgaggccaagagttcaagaccagcctgggcaacacagtgagatcctgacctctatgaaaaaaatacaaaaatttgccaggcatgatagcacacacctgta is drawn from Homo sapiens chromosome 3, GRCh38.p14 Primary Assembly and contains these coding sequences:
- the TBCCD1 gene encoding TBCC domain-containing protein 1 isoform a (isoform a is encoded by transcript variant 2), giving the protein MDQSRVLLWVKAEPFIVGALQVPPPSKFSLHYLRKISTYVQIRATEGAYPRLYWSTWRHIACGKLQLAKDLAWLYFEIFDSLSMKTPEERLEWSEVLSNCMSEEEVEKQRNQLSVDTLQFLLFLYIQQLNKVSLRTSLIGEEWPSPRNKSQSPDLTEKSNCHNKNWNDYSHQAFVYDHLSDLLELLLDPKQLTASFHSTHSSLVSREAVVALSFLIEGTISRARKIYPLHELALWQPLHADSGFSKISKTFSFYKLETWLRSCLTGNPFGTSACLKSGKKLAWAHQVEGTTKRAKIACNTHVAPRMHRLVVMSQVYKQTLAKSSDTLAGAHVKIHRCNESFIYLLSPLRSVTIEKCRNSIFVLGPVGTTLHLHSCDNVKVIAVCHRLSISSTTGCIFHVLTPTRPLILSGNQTVTFAPFHTHYPMLEDHMARTGLATVPNYWDNPMVVCRENSDTRVFQLLPPCEFYVFIIPFEMEGDTTEIPGGLPSVYQKALGQREQKIQIWQKTVKEAHLTKDQRKQFQVLVENKFYEWLINTGHRQQLDSLVPPAAGSKQAAG
- the TBCCD1 gene encoding TBCC domain-containing protein 1 isoform b (isoform b is encoded by transcript variant 3); the encoded protein is MTDRLKFGFGFHRFLVLSVDTLQFLLFLYIQQLNKVSLRTSLIGEEWPSPRNKSQSPDLTEKSNCHNKNWNDYSHQAFVYDHLSDLLELLLDPKQLTASFHSTHSSLVSREAVVALSFLIEGTISRARKIYPLHELALWQPLHADSGFSKISKTFSFYKLETWLRSCLTGNPFGTSACLKSGKKLAWAHQVEGTTKRAKIACNTHVAPRMHRLVVMSQVYKQTLAKSSDTLAGAHVKIHRCNESFIYLLSPLRSVTIEKCRNSIFVLGPVGTTLHLHSCDNVKVIAVCHRLSISSTTGCIFHVLTPTRPLILSGNQTVTFAPFHTHYPMLEDHMARTGLATVPNYWDNPMVVCRENSDTRVFQLLPPCEFYVFIIPFEMEGDTTEIPGGLPSVYQKALGQREQKIQIWQKTVKEAHLTKDQRKQFQVLVENKFYEWLINTGHRQQLDSLVPPAAGSKQAAG